The genomic segment TCCTCGGTGCCCTCTCGCTGACGTCGAGTGCCAGCAGGAGGAACCCGCATCGCACGACATCTCAGGCAGCGGGCATCTGGTTGCCTGCCACAAGGCCAGCACGATCGAAGAGGGGGTGGACATATGGGCGCAGTAGGGGCCAACCCCGTGGAAGCTCTTCTGAACGGTGAACCCATCCTCGAAGTCCGGAACCTCGTCAAGCACTTCCCTGTGAGGAGGGGGTTAATCCAATCGCTGCGCGGCGGACCCATCATCGCCCTCCGGGCCGTTGATGGCGTGAGTTTCAGCGTGCGAAAAGGCGAGATCTTCGGGGTCGTAGGCGAGTCCGGGTGCGGCAAGACCACACTTGCCAGGACAATTCTGCGCCTGACAGAGCCGACGTCAGGTTCGGTGAGGCTCGAGGGCACTGATGTCTTCGGACTTGGCCAGGGCGAGCTCAAAAGACTCCGCCGGAAGATGCAGATTATCTTCCAGGACCCGTACGAATCCATGAACCCCCGGATGGACGTGTTCACGGTGATCTCTGAACCTCTGAGGATCCAGGGGCTCATAGGGAACCGCCGGGATGCCCTTCCCATTGTCGAGCGGGTTCTCGAGGACGTGGAGATGACTCCGCCAGAGGAGTACATCCCCCGCTATCCCCATGAGCTCTCGGGTGGACAACGGCAGAGAGTTGCCGTGGCCAGGGCACTCGCTCTCGATCCCGATTTCATCGTGGCGGACGAGCCTGTCTCCATGCTGGACGTGTCCATACGCGGCGAGATTCTCAACCTGATGCTGAACCTCGCCCGTGGCCGTGGAGTGACGTTCGTCTACATTACGCACGACCTCGCCACAGCAAGGCACATATGCGACAGGATCGCCGTCATGTACTTGGGAAAAGTCGTTGAGGAAGGACCGACGGACAGGATCGTCAAGAACCCGGCGCACCCGTACACCAGAGCCCTGATCGGAGCAGTCTTCGTCCCGGATCCCAGGCGTCGAGGGTTCGGCCAGGTTATGAAGGGCGAGGTCCCGAATCCGGTCAACCCCCCATCCGGATGCAGGCTGCATCCAAGGTGCCCCCTGACGAAGGACATCTGCAAGGAGACTGAGCCGGAGTTTCGAGAGGTGGAGAAGGGGCACAGGGTCGCGTGTCACTTGGCCTGAGATAGTCACTCTCGTCAGGGTGAGGCAGAGGAACCCAAAGCCACCTCGCGCACCGAACACGTGCCCACGGCATATACTGGGTCGGAAGGCACGGTCGCAAGTGAGGTGGTTCTTATGTACAGCGCCGGCGCTGACTGCGAAACCAGGTACTATACGAGGGCCGATGATACTCCCGCGTCTATCGCGGAGCTGCTTGGGGTGCCGGTAGGCGGCCTCATTGAGCTCAACCCTGTACTGGCCTCCGGATGCCCACTTCCAGAAGGCTACATGATCACGGTCCCAGCCCTGCACGGGCTCGAAGGAACCGTTGTGGGAGTTTCCGACCGGCGCGA from the Bacillota bacterium genome contains:
- a CDS encoding ABC transporter ATP-binding protein; protein product: MGAVGANPVEALLNGEPILEVRNLVKHFPVRRGLIQSLRGGPIIALRAVDGVSFSVRKGEIFGVVGESGCGKTTLARTILRLTEPTSGSVRLEGTDVFGLGQGELKRLRRKMQIIFQDPYESMNPRMDVFTVISEPLRIQGLIGNRRDALPIVERVLEDVEMTPPEEYIPRYPHELSGGQRQRVAVARALALDPDFIVADEPVSMLDVSIRGEILNLMLNLARGRGVTFVYITHDLATARHICDRIAVMYLGKVVEEGPTDRIVKNPAHPYTRALIGAVFVPDPRRRGFGQVMKGEVPNPVNPPSGCRLHPRCPLTKDICKETEPEFREVEKGHRVACHLA